Genomic segment of Variovorax sp. OAS795:
CGTGTACACGGCCTGCGCCTCGCGGTGCGCCGATGATCGGGAGTTCCGGCCCACCGTTCAATACGGTGGGCCGAATAGCTCATATAGATCGCGCGAATAGGAGACGCCGAGGTCTTCGGCGCAGCAGGGTCCCGCTAGCGCGCCCGGGCTGTGCGGCGAACGGCGGGCGCCTGGCCCAGGCTTTCACGCAGGACGACTTCATGCCCCAGCGCGGGGGTTTCGCCCAGGTCGCGGTCCTCGATCAGGCCGACCAGCCGCCGCGCGGAATAGGTGCCGATCTGCGCCGTCGGAATATGCACGGTCGCGAGCGGCGGAACCGTGAGGCTGGCGAGCACGATGTCGTCATAGCCGGTGACGGACATTTCGTCGGGCACGGCGACGCCATGCACGCGGCACTCGTGCAGCGCACCGATCGCCAGGGTGTCGGTGTTGCACATGACGGCTGTCGGGCGCGGGTCCATCGCCAGGATGCGGCGCATGGCGATCTTGCCGCCCTCCACGGACAGGGGCTGCTCGATGATGCGGTCCTCGCGCAGCGCCAGGCCATGGTCGGCCATGGCCTGGGCGGTTCCGCCCACCCGCTGGCGTGCGCGCTCGTTGTGCTGGCGCGAGCCGCAGACGACCGCAATGTCCTTGTGTCCCTTCGCCAGCACTGCGCGCGTGAGGTCGTAGGCCGCACGCTGGTTCGAGAAGCCGACGGTATGGCCGTAGGACGGCTGGTCGATCGACCACGTCAGCACCAACGGAAGCTTGCGGTGGCGCACCAGGTCGATCACCTGCTGGTCATGCTCGACGCCCACGAGGATGAGGCCGTCCACGCCGCGCTCCACGATGGAGCGCACCACTTCGTATTCGCGCTCCTCGACGTATTCGTGGCTCGCCACCACCAGCTGGTAGCCGAACCCCCAGAGCGTCTGCTGGAGCGCGTGGATCGAGTCGGCGAACGCAGGGTTGTGCAAGGTCGGATAGACCGCACCCACCGAGAAGGTACGGCGCGACGCGAGCGCCCGTGCCGCGCCGTTGCGCACGTAGCCCAGTTGCTCCACCGCCTGCATGACGCGCTGCAGCGTCTTGGGTTTGACGAGGCCCGGGTCCGACAGCGCACGCGAGGCGCTGCCCAATGAAACGT
This window contains:
- a CDS encoding LacI family DNA-binding transcriptional regulator, coding for MPQTPTGRPTLEDVARLADVSLGSASRALSDPGLVKPKTLQRVMQAVEQLGYVRNGAARALASRRTFSVGAVYPTLHNPAFADSIHALQQTLWGFGYQLVVASHEYVEEREYEVVRSIVERGVDGLILVGVEHDQQVIDLVRHRKLPLVLTWSIDQPSYGHTVGFSNQRAAYDLTRAVLAKGHKDIAVVCGSRQHNERARQRVGGTAQAMADHGLALREDRIIEQPLSVEGGKIAMRRILAMDPRPTAVMCNTDTLAIGALHECRVHGVAVPDEMSVTGYDDIVLASLTVPPLATVHIPTAQIGTYSARRLVGLIEDRDLGETPALGHEVVLRESLGQAPAVRRTARAR